One window of Nicotiana tomentosiformis chromosome 11, ASM39032v3, whole genome shotgun sequence genomic DNA carries:
- the LOC104110102 gene encoding IQ domain-containing protein IQM2, producing the protein MGLSFSYPLASHSDLETSLESVIVKSIDFGYDEGKTLLQSVSFKSKDTEPTILQSDGFGKMSIEKTVSFRTMENAMEFSKTSSEEKHEFNEFRRLDNMNGESPKSPLVYTNSPKHEAALKLQKVYKSFRTRRKLADCAVLIEQSWWKLLDFAELKHSSISFFDLDKHETAVSRWSRARTRAAKVGKGLSKNGKAQKLALQHWLEAIDPRHRYGHNLHFYYVQWLHSQSKEPFFYWLDIGEGKEVNIVDKCPRWKLQQQCIKYLGPMERKAYEVEVQDGKLFYKETGKLLNTTDEPKGAKWIFVLSTSKTLYVGKKSKGTFQHSSFLAGGATLAAGRIVAEQGVLKAVWPHSGHYRPTPENFQDFVSFMRENNVDLNDVKLDSDEDEQESVGKKSGVFLRGNSSEDDLQKDVLETEANVLEESTSEKSDLKVQQNAADIQLSDSKPSHSFSSKLTNLQIPSNDDFLQKLKNESEATKSSSNSSSLESPSDGYETAEELFALEKDQTDLEHSSSIEELEESKEEIIPEESIIQRINSHKDLKSYQLGKQLSCKWSTGAGPRIGCLRDYPSQLQSHALEQVSLSPRSACRLKMSFPSRASTPTTLSRVMQVSCSLSPLGNKTLSCLSSRYSSPPYNGP; encoded by the exons ATGGGGTTATCCTTTTCATACCCACTTGCCTCTCATAGTGATTTGGAAACTTCCCTTGAATCTGTCATTGTGAAATCTATTGATTTTGGATACGATGAGGGAAAGACGCTACTACAATCAGTTAGCTTCAAGAGTAAAGATACAGAACCAACAATACTGCAATCGGATGGATTTGGAAAGATGTCGATAGAAAAAACTGTCAGCTTTAGGACAATGGAAAATGCAATGGAGTTCAGTAAAACTTCATCAGAAGAGAAGCACGAGTTTAATGAGTTTCGTAGGTTAGACAACATGAACGGAGAGTCTCCAAAATCTCCTCTAGTATATACTAACAGCCCCAAACACGAGGCAGCTTTAAAGTTGCAGAAAGTGTACAAGAGCTTTAGGACTAGAAGAAAATTAGCAGACTGTGCTGTACTTATAGAGCAAAGCTG GTGGAAGCTATTAGATTTTGCAGAACTCAAACATAGTTCTATTTCATTTTTTGATCTTGATAAACACGAGACAGCAGTTTCACGTTGGTCGAGGGCAAGAACTAGAGCAGCCAAG GTTGGCAAAGGCTTATCTAAAAATGGCAAAGCCCAGAAATTAGCATTACAGCACTGGCTGGAAGCT ATTGACCCACGACATCGTTATGGACACAACTTGCATTTCTATTATGTCCAATGGTTGCATTCTCAAAGCAAGGAGCCCTTCTTCTACTG GTTGGATATTGGAGAAGGAAAAGAAGTGAATATTGTTGACAAATGCCCTCGATGGAAACTTCAGCAGCAGTGCATTAAGTACCTTGGTCCG ATGGAAAGAAAGGCTTATGAAGTTGAAGTGCAAGATGGGAAGCTCTTCTACAAGGAAACAGGGAAGCTCCTTAACACTACCGATGAACCAAAAGGCGCTAAGTGGATTTTTGTCCTTAGCACCTCTAAAACTTTATATGTTGGCAAGAAATCGAAAGGCACATTTCAGCACTCCAGCTTCTTGGCTGGAGGAGCCACATTAGCGGCTGGGAGAATAGTTGCCGAACAAGGAGTGTTGAAG GCTGTCTGGCCTCATAGTGGACATTACCGACCTACCCCAGAAAACTTCCAGGACTTTGTTTCATTCATGAGGGAGAACAATGTCGACCTCAATGATGTTAAG CTTGATTCCGACGAAGATGAGCAAGAATCCGTTGGCAAGAAGAGTGGTGTTTTCCTCAGAGGCAACTCTTCTGAGGATGACTTACAAAAAGATGTTTTGGAGACGGAAGCGAATGTTTTAGAAGAGTCAACTTCAGAGAAAAGTGACTTGAAAGTACAACAGAATGCTGCTGATATACAACTATCCGATTCAAAACCATCTCATAGCTTCAGTAGCAAATTGACTAATCTTCAAATTCCAAGCAATGATGATTTCTTACAGAAATTAAAAAATGAAAGCGAAGCTACTAAATCTAGTTCCAACTCCTCCTCATTAGAATCACCGTCAGACGGATATGAAACAGCAGAAGAACTGTTTGCTCTTGAAAAAGATCAAACAGATTTAGAACACAGCTCTTCTATCGAAGAGCTCGAGGAAAGTAAAGAAGAGATAATTCCAGAAGAATCTATTATCCAAAGGATAAATTCACACAAGGATCTTAAATCATATCAGTTGGGAAAGCAACTGTCCTGCAAATGGAGCACCGGAGCTGGACCTCGAATCGGATGCTTGAGGGATTACCCTTCACAGCTGCAATCCCATGCTTTAGAACAAGTGAGCTTGTCCCCGAGAAGTGCTTGCCGTCTCAAGATGAGCTTCCCTTCGAGGGCATCAACGCCAACGACCTTGAGCAGGGTAATGCAGGTTTCCTGTTCCCTTTCTCCTCTGGGGAACAAGACTTTATCTTGCCTCAGTAGCAGATATTCCTCTCCTCCATATAACGGACCCTAA
- the LOC138902134 gene encoding zinc finger BED domain-containing protein RICESLEEPER 2-like — MAKKMKEKFNKYWGDPGKMNKIIFISCILDPRYKLESVGYALVKMFGEDPGTTIQAEGKKYMTSLFCEYVKPSSKGVVLASSSDCSSLDTSTFGLSDNQVSTQNTGLLESLMQDIKKYKSGSGGVDTKTELDKYFGEETEDDSKEFDVLLWWKLNSARFPVLAEMARDVLAVSVSSVASECAFSTGGRLLDSFRSSLTPKLVQALVCLQDWLRNKKLK, encoded by the coding sequence ATGGCAAAGAAGATGAAGGAAAAGTTTAATAAGTATTGGGGTGATCCAGGGAAAATGAACAAGATAATTTTCATCTCATGTATTTTGGATCCACGTTACAAGCTCGAATCAGTTGGTTATGCACTTGTAAAGATGTTTGGTGAAGATCCGGGGACAACTATACAAGCAGAAGGTAAGAAGTACATGACTTCATTATTTTGTGAGTATGTAAAGCCCAGCTCAAAAGGTGTCGTGCTTGCTTCATCTTCAGATTGTTCTTCATTGGACACTTCTACTTTCGGGCTTTCTGACAATCAAGTAAGCACCCAAAATACAGGACTTTTAGAATCACTAAtgcaagatataaaaaaatataaaagtgggagtGGAGGTGTGGATACTAAAACAGAGTTAGATAAATATTTTGGTGAAGAAACTGAGGATGACTCTAAAGAATTTGATGTGCTTCTCTGGTGGAAATTGAACTCAGCTAGATTTCCTGTTCTTGCGGAGATGGCTCGTGATGTATTAGCGGTTTCGGTTTCAAGCGTGGCATCCGAATGTGCGTTTAGTACGGGAGGGCGtcttcttgattcatttaggagttcattaACTCCTAAATTGGTGCAAGCTCTAGTGTGTCTTCAAGATTGGCTtcgaaataaaaaattaaaataa